Proteins encoded together in one Streptomyces sp. NBC_01216 window:
- a CDS encoding glycoside hydrolase family 19 protein — MLRRLLILLSALCTAVGLAVIVPATAGAAPACVAAWNSSSVYTGGMTASYDGRNWYAKWWTQNERPGTTDVWRDEGTCGGGGGSDPDPDPSGFVVSEAQFNRMFPGRNSFYTYSGLTAALGAYPGFAKTGSDTVKKQEAAAFLANVSHETGGLVYIVEQNTANYPHYCDTSRPYGCPAGQAAYYGRGPIQLSWNFNYKAAGDALGIDLLNNPYRVEREPAVAWKTGLWYWNTQSGPGTMTGHNAMVNGAGFGQTIRSINGSLECDGRNPAQVQSRVTKYQQFTRILGVPTGANLYC, encoded by the coding sequence ATGCTGCGACGCCTGCTCATCCTCCTGTCCGCACTCTGCACGGCCGTCGGACTGGCCGTCATCGTCCCCGCGACCGCCGGAGCGGCGCCCGCGTGCGTGGCCGCCTGGAACTCCTCCAGCGTCTACACGGGCGGCATGACCGCCTCGTACGACGGCCGCAACTGGTACGCGAAGTGGTGGACCCAGAACGAACGCCCCGGCACCACCGACGTCTGGCGAGACGAGGGCACCTGCGGGGGCGGTGGGGGTTCGGACCCCGATCCGGACCCCTCCGGTTTCGTCGTCAGCGAGGCCCAGTTCAACCGGATGTTCCCGGGCCGGAACTCCTTCTACACATACAGCGGCCTGACCGCCGCTCTCGGCGCCTACCCCGGGTTCGCGAAGACCGGCAGCGACACCGTCAAGAAGCAGGAGGCCGCCGCCTTCCTCGCCAACGTCAGTCACGAGACCGGCGGTCTGGTGTACATCGTCGAACAGAACACCGCCAACTACCCGCACTACTGCGACACGAGCCGGCCCTACGGCTGCCCCGCCGGCCAGGCCGCCTACTACGGCCGGGGCCCCATCCAGCTCTCCTGGAACTTCAACTACAAGGCGGCGGGCGACGCCCTCGGCATCGATCTGCTCAACAACCCGTACCGCGTCGAGCGCGAGCCCGCCGTCGCCTGGAAGACCGGCCTCTGGTACTGGAACACCCAGAGCGGCCCCGGGACGATGACCGGCCACAACGCCATGGTCAACGGTGCCGGCTTCGGCCAGACGATCCGCTCCATCAACGGATCGCTGGAGTGCGACGGCCGGAATCCCGCTCAGGTGCAGAGCCGGGTGACCAAGTACCAGCAGTTCACCCGGATCCTGGGTGTGCCGACCGGAGCGAACCTGTACTGCTGA
- a CDS encoding MarR family winged helix-turn-helix transcriptional regulator produces MSRDQQDALSRTALAVFHLNGRLLAVSERLAEPAGLTAAWWQVLGAVLPEPLSVAGIARAMGITRQSVQRVADLLVARELAVYAPNPAHRRAKLLAPTPEGRAAIRRIDPGHAELARRLTHTLGGQEAFDETVRALERLSRALDAIDAGDTADDATADGADAFRTGATDDRAAPAGDTSDS; encoded by the coding sequence GTGAGCCGCGACCAGCAGGACGCGCTGTCCCGCACCGCCCTCGCCGTGTTCCACCTCAACGGCCGTCTCCTCGCGGTCTCGGAGAGACTCGCCGAGCCCGCGGGACTGACCGCGGCCTGGTGGCAGGTGCTCGGAGCCGTCCTCCCCGAGCCGCTGTCCGTCGCGGGGATCGCCCGCGCCATGGGGATCACCCGTCAGAGCGTGCAGCGCGTCGCGGACCTTCTGGTGGCCAGGGAACTCGCCGTCTACGCACCGAACCCCGCGCATCGGCGCGCCAAACTGCTGGCACCGACACCGGAGGGGCGTGCGGCGATCCGCCGGATCGATCCGGGACACGCGGAGCTGGCGAGGCGACTGACGCACACGCTCGGCGGCCAGGAGGCGTTCGACGAGACGGTACGCGCGCTGGAACGGCTCTCCCGGGCTCTCGACGCGATCGACGCGGGGGATACGGCGGACGACGCGACGGCGGACGGCGCGGACGCCTTCCGTACGGGCGCCACGGACGACCGGGCGGCTCCAGCGGGGGACACCTCGGACTCCTGA
- a CDS encoding DJ-1/PfpI family protein, with protein sequence MPRTVHLAVYDTLADWETGHTTAWLARTGHRVRTVGPSSAPITSLGGLRVTPDLALDRLDPADSELLILPGADLWDTSDDLAPFADAARRFLDAGKPVAAICGATAGLARAGLLDDRAHTSAVSFYLAATGYQGGARYVDTDAVTDRGTGGGDLITAGPTEPVAFAREVLGRMGAFEGERLDAWYRLFHDSDPAAYEKLQASDGEAAGAGPAAAS encoded by the coding sequence ATGCCCCGCACCGTTCACCTCGCCGTCTACGACACACTCGCCGACTGGGAGACCGGACACACCACCGCCTGGCTCGCCCGCACCGGCCACCGGGTCCGCACGGTCGGCCCGAGCTCCGCGCCCATCACCAGCCTCGGCGGTCTGCGCGTCACGCCGGACCTGGCCCTCGACCGGCTGGACCCGGCCGACAGCGAGCTCCTGATCCTGCCGGGCGCCGATCTCTGGGACACGAGCGACGACCTGGCCCCGTTCGCGGACGCGGCGCGTCGCTTCCTCGACGCGGGCAAGCCCGTCGCCGCCATCTGCGGCGCCACCGCCGGACTGGCCCGTGCGGGACTCCTCGACGACCGAGCCCACACGAGCGCCGTCTCCTTCTACCTCGCCGCCACCGGCTACCAGGGCGGCGCCCGCTACGTCGACACGGACGCGGTCACGGACCGGGGCACCGGCGGCGGCGACCTGATCACGGCGGGACCGACCGAACCCGTCGCGTTCGCCCGGGAGGTCCTGGGGCGGATGGGCGCCTTCGAGGGCGAGCGGCTCGACGCCTGGTACCGCCTCTTCCACGACTCCGACCCGGCGGCGTACGAGAAGCTCCAGGCATCGGACGGAGAGGCCGCCGGGGCCGGGCCGGCCGCGGCGTCGTGA
- a CDS encoding aspartate aminotransferase family protein — translation MTPHVAPDPEAGAAVKAADRAHVFHSWSAQGLIDPLAVAGAEGSYFWDYDGNRYLDFTSGLVYTNIGYQHPRVVAAIQEQAAKLTTFAPAFAIDVRSEAARLIAERTPGDLDKIFFTNGGAEAVENAVRMARLHTGRHKVLSAFRSYHGATSTAINLTGDPRRWASDTGSAGVVRFWAPFLYRSPFYATTEEQECERALAHLEDTIAFEGPGTIAAIILETVPGTAGIMTPPPGYLAGVRAICDTYGIVFVLDEVMAGFGRTGTWFAAEHFDVVPDLMTFAKGVNSGYVPLGGVAISAEIAATFDKRPYPGGLTYSGHPLACAAAVATIRVMEDEKVVEHAAHIGETVLGPGLRELAERHPSVGEVRGMGAFWALDLVRSKETREPLVPYNATGEANAPMAAFGAAAKKHGLWPFVNMNRTHAVPPCNVSEAEAKEGLAALDAALSAADEHTV, via the coding sequence ATGACCCCTCATGTCGCTCCCGATCCCGAGGCCGGTGCGGCCGTGAAGGCCGCCGACCGCGCGCACGTGTTCCACTCCTGGTCCGCCCAGGGCCTGATCGACCCGCTCGCCGTCGCAGGCGCGGAGGGCTCGTACTTCTGGGACTACGACGGAAACCGCTATCTGGACTTCACCAGCGGCCTCGTCTACACCAACATCGGCTACCAGCACCCCCGTGTGGTCGCCGCCATCCAGGAGCAGGCCGCGAAGCTGACCACCTTCGCGCCGGCCTTCGCCATCGACGTGCGTTCCGAGGCCGCCCGCCTCATCGCCGAGCGCACCCCGGGCGACCTGGACAAGATCTTCTTCACCAACGGCGGTGCCGAGGCCGTCGAGAACGCCGTCCGGATGGCCCGTCTGCACACGGGCCGCCACAAGGTGCTCTCCGCCTTCCGGTCGTACCACGGCGCCACCTCCACCGCGATCAACCTCACCGGCGACCCGCGCCGCTGGGCCTCCGACACCGGCTCGGCCGGCGTCGTGCGCTTCTGGGCGCCCTTCCTCTACCGCTCGCCGTTCTACGCGACGACCGAGGAGCAGGAGTGCGAGCGCGCGCTCGCCCACCTCGAGGACACCATCGCCTTCGAGGGGCCGGGGACCATCGCCGCGATCATCCTGGAGACCGTCCCCGGGACCGCCGGGATCATGACGCCGCCGCCCGGCTACCTCGCCGGGGTGCGCGCGATCTGCGACACGTACGGCATCGTCTTCGTCCTCGACGAGGTCATGGCCGGGTTCGGCCGGACCGGCACGTGGTTCGCCGCGGAGCACTTCGACGTCGTGCCCGACCTGATGACCTTCGCCAAGGGCGTCAACTCCGGCTACGTGCCCCTCGGCGGCGTCGCCATCAGCGCCGAGATCGCCGCGACCTTCGACAAGCGCCCGTACCCCGGCGGACTGACCTACTCCGGTCACCCGCTGGCCTGCGCCGCCGCCGTCGCCACGATCCGGGTGATGGAGGACGAGAAGGTCGTCGAACACGCCGCCCACATCGGTGAGACCGTCCTCGGCCCCGGACTGCGGGAGCTGGCCGAGCGCCACCCGTCGGTGGGCGAGGTGCGCGGCATGGGCGCTTTCTGGGCCCTCGACCTCGTCAGGAGCAAGGAGACGCGAGAGCCGCTCGTCCCCTACAACGCGACCGGCGAGGCCAACGCCCCCATGGCGGCCTTCGGCGCGGCGGCCAAGAAGCACGGCCTGTGGCCGTTCGTCAACATGAACCGCACCCACGCCGTGCCCCCCTGCAACGTCTCCGAGGCGGAGGCGAAGGAGGGCCTCGCCGCCCTCGACGCGGCACTGAGCGCGGCCGACGAGCACACCGTCTAG
- a CDS encoding GntR family transcriptional regulator: MPMSGAVTRSTLRQQIADALRDEVLAGRLQPGREFTVKQIAEQYGVSATPVREALVDLSAQGLLDSDQHRGFRVHQFSVDDYRGMVEARMLVVDGLFRRYPSAPAPATPDVGRGVALVSVRRRGEAAVRAARAGDLDVLIGYDIRYWRELGRLVSANDYLADFLHRLRVQAWVFSVPYLRSDREVLGGLWSGHLELVDAVTLGDAEEAIAVVRAYNARSLEWADRLEGLAP; the protein is encoded by the coding sequence ATGCCCATGAGCGGAGCGGTCACCCGCAGTACGCTTCGGCAGCAGATCGCGGACGCGCTCCGTGACGAGGTGCTCGCAGGGCGTCTCCAGCCGGGCCGGGAATTCACCGTCAAACAGATCGCCGAGCAGTACGGGGTCTCCGCGACACCCGTGCGCGAGGCGCTCGTCGACCTCTCGGCGCAGGGGCTTCTCGACTCCGACCAGCACCGCGGCTTCCGCGTGCACCAGTTCTCGGTGGACGACTACCGGGGGATGGTCGAGGCCCGGATGCTCGTCGTGGACGGCCTCTTCCGCCGCTACCCGTCCGCGCCCGCGCCCGCCACTCCCGACGTGGGCCGCGGGGTCGCCCTCGTCTCCGTCCGACGCCGCGGCGAGGCGGCGGTACGTGCCGCCCGGGCCGGCGACCTCGACGTCCTGATCGGCTACGACATCCGCTACTGGCGCGAGTTGGGACGCCTGGTGTCCGCCAACGACTACCTCGCGGACTTCCTGCACCGGCTGCGGGTCCAGGCGTGGGTCTTCTCCGTCCCCTACCTGCGCTCCGACCGCGAGGTGCTCGGCGGGCTGTGGAGCGGGCACCTGGAACTGGTGGACGCGGTCACGCTCGGTGACGCGGAGGAGGCGATCGCCGTCGTCCGCGCGTACAACGCGCGCTCGCTGGAGTGGGCGGACCGACTGGAGGGGCTCGCCCCGTGA
- a CDS encoding SLATT domain-containing protein, producing the protein MQPPPGQPEGPAPRDLTGTPFPLGDWGEPAERLDELYRWVETQALRTAEWYLSDRLWKRRCARALRIGTALGVIVGAALPLLDLTGVADGAAGWGYLSLLLGAACLGCDRYFGLTSGWIRNVATAQAVQRRLQTLQFDWAAESVREVLGPTEGTASEAAERCLGVLRRFSEDVTELVRAETADWMVEFRSGPTPLALQSAGPALPRPEAGPAAPRFPLPPGTRPNMPRQRPPEPR; encoded by the coding sequence ATGCAGCCGCCACCGGGGCAGCCCGAGGGGCCGGCCCCCCGTGATCTGACCGGAACGCCGTTCCCGCTCGGCGACTGGGGCGAACCCGCGGAACGGCTGGACGAGCTGTACCGCTGGGTCGAGACCCAGGCACTGCGGACGGCCGAGTGGTACCTCTCGGACCGTCTCTGGAAGCGCCGCTGTGCCAGGGCCCTGCGGATCGGAACGGCGCTGGGCGTCATCGTGGGGGCCGCGCTGCCGCTGCTCGACCTGACGGGGGTAGCGGACGGTGCCGCCGGCTGGGGATACCTCTCCCTGCTGCTGGGCGCGGCCTGTCTGGGCTGTGACCGGTACTTCGGCCTGACGTCCGGGTGGATAAGGAACGTGGCCACGGCGCAGGCCGTACAGCGCCGGCTGCAGACCCTCCAGTTCGACTGGGCCGCGGAGAGCGTGCGCGAGGTGCTCGGCCCCACGGAGGGCACCGCGAGCGAGGCCGCCGAGCGGTGCCTGGGCGTGCTGCGGCGGTTCTCCGAGGACGTGACGGAACTGGTGCGGGCGGAGACGGCGGACTGGATGGTCGAGTTCCGTTCCGGCCCGACGCCGCTCGCCCTCCAGTCGGCCGGACCGGCCCTCCCCCGGCCGGAGGCGGGCCCGGCGGCTCCCCGTTTCCCGCTCCCTCCGGGCACCCGCCCGAACATGCCCAGGCAGCGGCCCCCGGAGCCGCGCTGA
- a CDS encoding YbaB/EbfC family nucleoid-associated protein, which produces MIPGGGQPDMQQLLQQAQQMQQDLARAQEELAATEVDGQAGGGLVTATVTGSGELRALVIDPKAVDPEDTETLADLVVAAVKAANDNAQRLQQAKLGPLTQGLGGMPGLGF; this is translated from the coding sequence GTGATTCCCGGTGGTGGCCAGCCCGACATGCAGCAGCTCCTCCAGCAGGCCCAGCAGATGCAGCAGGATCTCGCCCGTGCCCAGGAGGAGCTCGCCGCGACCGAGGTCGACGGACAGGCCGGCGGTGGCCTGGTGACGGCGACGGTCACCGGCTCCGGCGAGCTGCGCGCGCTGGTGATCGACCCCAAGGCCGTGGACCCGGAGGACACCGAGACGCTCGCCGACCTGGTCGTCGCGGCGGTCAAGGCCGCCAACGACAACGCTCAGCGGCTCCAGCAGGCCAAGCTGGGCCCGCTGACGCAGGGCCTGGGCGGCATGCCCGGCCTGGGATTCTGA
- the recR gene encoding recombination mediator RecR, which produces MYEGVVQDLIDELGRLPGVGPKSAQRIAFHILQAEPTDVRRLAHALLEVKEKVRFCAVCGNVAQQEQCNICRDPRRDQSVICVVEEPKDVVAIERTREFRGRYHVLGGAISPIEGVGPDDLRIRELLARLADGAVTELILATDPNLEGEATATYLARMIKPMGLKVTRLASGLPVGGDLEYADEVTLGRAFEGRRLLDV; this is translated from the coding sequence TTGTACGAAGGCGTGGTTCAGGACCTCATCGACGAACTGGGCAGGCTGCCCGGAGTCGGTCCCAAGAGCGCCCAGCGGATCGCCTTCCACATCCTCCAGGCCGAGCCCACCGACGTACGCCGTCTCGCGCACGCGCTCCTCGAGGTCAAGGAGAAGGTCAGGTTCTGCGCGGTCTGCGGCAACGTGGCACAGCAGGAGCAGTGCAACATCTGCCGCGACCCGCGCCGCGACCAGTCGGTCATCTGCGTGGTCGAGGAGCCCAAGGACGTCGTGGCGATCGAGCGGACCCGTGAGTTCCGCGGGCGCTACCACGTGCTCGGCGGCGCGATCAGCCCGATCGAGGGGGTCGGCCCGGACGATCTGCGCATCCGCGAACTGCTGGCGCGGCTCGCGGACGGTGCGGTCACCGAGCTGATCCTGGCGACCGATCCGAACCTGGAGGGCGAGGCCACCGCGACCTATCTGGCGCGGATGATCAAGCCCATGGGGCTGAAGGTCACCCGGCTCGCGAGCGGTCTGCCGGTGGGCGGCGATCTCGAATACGCCGACGAGGTGACGCTGGGGCGTGCCTTCGAGGGGCGGCGCCTGCTAGATGTATGA
- a CDS encoding DUF5063 domain-containing protein, with the protein MSDATLHALTQNPDDFAVQIADSIESFIVATTEVAKGDEPDSAVPFLLLEISQLLLAGGRLGAHEDILPDERYEPDTGPDVDVDDLRERFARLLDPVDVFSEVFDPYEPRKAPVPCRISDNLADIVMDLRHGLAHYRAGRTAEALWWWQFSYFSNWGPTASGTLRALQSLVSHVRLDQPLAALDGLDTDEDLAEDDLAEEAGRVMVEEIAGPLGLGSRRT; encoded by the coding sequence ATGTCCGACGCCACGCTGCACGCGCTCACGCAGAACCCGGACGACTTCGCGGTCCAGATCGCGGACTCGATCGAGTCCTTCATCGTGGCCACCACGGAAGTGGCGAAGGGCGACGAGCCCGACAGCGCGGTGCCCTTCCTGTTGCTGGAGATCTCGCAGCTGCTGCTCGCGGGCGGGCGGCTGGGCGCGCACGAGGACATCCTCCCGGACGAGCGCTACGAACCGGACACCGGCCCGGACGTCGACGTCGACGACCTGCGCGAGCGCTTCGCCCGGCTGCTGGACCCGGTGGACGTGTTCTCCGAGGTCTTCGACCCCTACGAGCCCCGCAAGGCGCCGGTGCCCTGCCGGATCTCCGACAACCTCGCCGACATCGTCATGGACCTGCGGCACGGACTGGCCCACTACCGGGCGGGCCGGACGGCCGAGGCGCTGTGGTGGTGGCAGTTCTCGTACTTCTCCAACTGGGGCCCGACGGCCTCCGGCACCCTGCGGGCACTCCAGTCACTGGTCTCGCACGTCCGCCTGGACCAGCCGCTGGCCGCTCTGGACGGCCTGGACACGGACGAGGACCTGGCGGAGGACGACCTGGCCGAGGAGGCCGGGCGGGTCATGGTGGAGGAGATCGCCGGACCGCTGGGCCTGGGGTCGCGCCGCACGTGA
- a CDS encoding aspartate kinase: MGLVVQKYGGSSVADAEGIKRVAKRIVDAKKNGHQVVVVVSAMGDTTDELIDLAEQVSPIPAGREFDMLLTAGERISMALLAMAIKKLGHEAQSFTGSQAGVITDSVHNKARIIDVTPGRIRTALDEGNIAIVAGFQGVSQDKKDITTLGRGGSDTTAVALAAALDAEVCEIYTDVDGVFTADPRVVKKAKKIEWISFEDMLELAASGSKVLLHRCVEYARRYNIPIHVRSSFSGLQGTWVSNEPQGDRKVEQAIISGVAHDTSEAKITVVGVPDKPGEAAAIFRAVADAEINIDMIVQNVSAASTGLTDISFTLPKAEGRKAIEALEKAKAAIGFDSLRYDDQIGKISLVGAGMKTNPGVTAAFFQALSDAGVNIELISTSEIRISVVTRADDVNEAVTAVHTAFGLDSDSDEAVVYGGTGR, translated from the coding sequence GTGGGCCTTGTCGTGCAGAAGTACGGAGGCTCCTCCGTTGCGGATGCCGAAGGCATCAAGCGCGTCGCCAAGCGAATCGTGGACGCCAAGAAGAACGGCCACCAGGTGGTCGTCGTGGTTTCCGCGATGGGCGACACGACGGACGAGTTGATCGATCTCGCCGAGCAGGTATCCCCGATTCCTGCCGGACGCGAATTCGACATGCTGTTGACCGCCGGGGAGCGGATCTCCATGGCCCTGCTGGCCATGGCGATCAAGAAACTGGGCCACGAGGCGCAGTCGTTCACGGGCAGCCAGGCCGGTGTGATCACGGACTCGGTCCACAACAAGGCGCGCATCATCGACGTCACGCCTGGCCGGATCCGTACCGCCCTCGACGAGGGCAACATCGCCATCGTCGCGGGCTTCCAGGGCGTGTCCCAGGACAAGAAGGACATCACCACGCTGGGCCGCGGCGGTTCGGACACCACCGCCGTCGCCCTCGCCGCAGCGCTCGACGCCGAGGTCTGTGAGATCTACACGGACGTCGACGGCGTCTTCACGGCCGACCCGCGCGTGGTGAAGAAGGCGAAGAAGATCGAGTGGATCTCCTTCGAGGACATGCTGGAGCTCGCCGCCTCCGGCTCCAAGGTGCTGCTGCACCGGTGCGTCGAGTACGCACGCCGCTACAACATCCCGATCCACGTCCGCTCGTCCTTCTCGGGACTGCAGGGGACCTGGGTCAGCAACGAACCGCAAGGGGACCGCAAGGTGGAGCAGGCCATCATCTCCGGTGTCGCCCACGACACCTCCGAGGCGAAGATCACCGTCGTCGGAGTTCCGGACAAGCCGGGCGAGGCCGCGGCCATCTTCCGGGCCGTCGCGGACGCCGAGATCAACATCGACATGATCGTGCAGAACGTGTCCGCCGCCTCCACCGGCCTGACGGACATCTCCTTCACCCTTCCCAAGGCCGAGGGCCGCAAGGCCATCGAAGCCCTCGAGAAGGCGAAGGCCGCGATCGGCTTCGACTCGCTTCGCTACGACGACCAGATCGGCAAGATCTCGCTGGTCGGCGCCGGGATGAAGACCAACCCGGGCGTCACCGCCGCCTTCTTCCAGGCGCTGTCCGACGCGGGCGTGAACATCGAGCTGATCTCCACCTCCGAGATCCGCATCTCGGTCGTCACCCGCGCCGACGACGTCAACGAAGCCGTGACGGCCGTGCACACCGCCTTCGGGCTCGACAGCGACTCCGACGAGGCCGTTGTCTATGGCGGAACCGGCCGGTGA
- a CDS encoding aspartate-semialdehyde dehydrogenase, with protein MTSPRRKPTLAVVGATGAVGAVMLQMLSQHADVWGEIRLVASPRSAGRKLAVRGEECEVLALSEDVLEGADLALFLAPEDIAARWAPVAAAKGAVVVDTSAAFRADPDVPLVVPEVNPHAVRMRPRGIVASPGCSTLALIVAVGALHAEFGVSELVVTAQQAASGVGQAGVAALREQLALVAGTDLGNSPGDVRRAVGDGTGPFPGPVALNVLPWSGDLMADGWSSEELRIREETRRILGMPALPVAATCVRVPVVTGHSVSVHARFEHPVTVERAHEILATSPGVVLYDDPASGDFPTPADIVGTDPTWVGRVRRSLDDERSLEFFVCGDNLRKGAALNAVQIAETIIRPERPERPEIGVG; from the coding sequence GTGACCTCGCCGCGCCGCAAGCCGACGCTCGCGGTCGTGGGAGCGACCGGGGCCGTCGGAGCGGTGATGCTCCAGATGCTGTCGCAGCACGCCGACGTCTGGGGCGAGATACGACTCGTCGCCTCCCCGCGCTCAGCCGGCCGCAAGCTGGCCGTCCGCGGGGAGGAGTGCGAGGTCCTCGCGCTGAGCGAGGACGTACTGGAAGGGGCCGACCTCGCCCTCTTCCTTGCGCCCGAGGACATCGCCGCGCGGTGGGCGCCGGTCGCCGCGGCCAAGGGCGCGGTGGTCGTGGACACCTCCGCGGCCTTCCGGGCGGACCCCGACGTGCCGCTGGTGGTGCCCGAGGTCAATCCGCACGCCGTCCGCATGAGGCCGCGCGGGATCGTCGCGAGCCCGGGATGCTCCACGCTGGCGCTTATCGTCGCCGTGGGCGCCCTGCACGCCGAGTTCGGGGTCAGCGAGCTGGTGGTGACCGCCCAGCAGGCCGCGAGCGGGGTAGGGCAGGCGGGTGTCGCCGCCCTGCGGGAGCAACTGGCGCTGGTCGCCGGCACCGACCTCGGAAACTCCCCCGGGGACGTCCGGCGCGCCGTCGGCGACGGCACCGGTCCCTTCCCGGGGCCCGTCGCCCTGAACGTGCTGCCCTGGTCCGGGGACCTGATGGCGGACGGCTGGTCGTCCGAGGAACTGCGCATCCGCGAGGAGACCCGCAGGATCCTCGGCATGCCCGCGCTGCCGGTCGCGGCGACCTGCGTCCGGGTACCGGTCGTCACCGGGCACTCCGTCTCCGTACACGCGCGCTTCGAGCATCCCGTCACGGTCGAGCGCGCCCACGAGATCCTGGCCACCTCGCCGGGTGTGGTGCTGTACGACGATCCGGCCTCGGGGGACTTTCCCACGCCCGCCGACATCGTGGGCACGGACCCCACCTGGGTGGGCCGGGTGCGGCGTTCCCTGGACGACGAGCGTTCGCTGGAGTTCTTCGTGTGCGGGGACAACCTGCGCAAGGGCGCGGCGCTCAACGCCGTCCAGATCGCGGAGACGATCATCCGTCCGGAGCGTCCCGAGCGTCCGGAAATCGGCGTCGGCTGA
- a CDS encoding SigE family RNA polymerase sigma factor, translating into MPVIAPMPARAHATAVNGIPSPRESAEDGMAAGTTVDHLTETYRAHYRSLLGLAALLLDDTASCEDVVQEAFIRVHSARNRVREPEKTLAYLRQTVVNLSRSALRRRILGLKLLSKPMPDMASAEEGAYDQLERDALIKAMRGLQRRQREVLVLRYFADMTEAQVAEALGISLGSVKAYGSRGIAALRVVMEAQA; encoded by the coding sequence ATGCCGGTGATCGCGCCCATGCCCGCCAGAGCGCACGCGACCGCGGTGAACGGCATTCCCTCGCCGCGCGAGAGCGCTGAGGACGGCATGGCCGCCGGCACCACCGTCGACCATCTGACCGAGACCTACCGGGCCCACTACCGTTCCCTGCTGGGGCTCGCGGCGTTGCTCCTCGACGACACGGCCTCCTGCGAGGACGTGGTCCAGGAGGCGTTCATCCGCGTGCACTCCGCGCGGAACCGGGTGCGGGAGCCGGAGAAGACCCTCGCCTATCTGCGGCAGACCGTCGTCAACCTGTCGCGTTCCGCGCTTCGCCGTCGCATCCTCGGGCTCAAACTGCTGTCCAAGCCCATGCCGGACATGGCGAGCGCGGAGGAGGGCGCTTACGACCAGCTGGAGCGTGACGCCCTGATCAAGGCGATGAGGGGGCTCCAGCGGCGTCAGCGCGAGGTCCTGGTCCTGCGCTACTTCGCCGATATGACGGAGGCGCAGGTCGCGGAGGCCCTCGGCATATCGCTGGGATCGGTGAAGGCGTACGGCTCGCGGGGCATCGCGGCGCTGCGCGTCGTGATGGAGGCACAGGCATGA
- a CDS encoding SURF1 family protein: MYRFLRTPRWWGLHVFVLLAIPFCVFMGSWQLGKFEERVDSHREAERAPGPGTLKAEPLDSLLPVDKETSGRRARASGRYGEQFLVPGRQLDGRTGSYVLTLLRTDGGKTLPVVRGWLPSGAEVPAPPSGEVTVEGALQASETVGTKGVDAAGGLPEGQLGMISAGALVNLVPDEIYDAWVTVTDAPEGLTPVPAAAAAGTSLDLKAFQNLGYTAEWFVFAGFVAFMWFRFLRREVEASKDAALGL; the protein is encoded by the coding sequence GTGTACCGGTTCCTGAGAACGCCCCGCTGGTGGGGACTCCATGTCTTCGTCCTGCTGGCGATCCCGTTCTGCGTGTTCATGGGGAGCTGGCAGCTGGGGAAGTTCGAGGAACGCGTCGACTCCCACCGGGAGGCGGAGCGGGCCCCCGGGCCGGGCACGCTGAAGGCGGAGCCGCTGGACTCGCTGCTGCCGGTGGACAAGGAGACCTCGGGCCGGCGCGCGCGGGCGAGCGGCCGCTACGGGGAGCAGTTCCTGGTGCCGGGCCGACAGCTGGACGGCCGCACCGGAAGCTACGTGCTGACGCTGCTCAGGACGGACGGCGGCAAGACGCTGCCGGTGGTACGCGGCTGGCTGCCGTCCGGGGCGGAGGTCCCTGCCCCGCCGTCCGGTGAGGTCACGGTGGAGGGCGCCCTGCAGGCGTCCGAGACCGTGGGCACCAAGGGGGTCGACGCGGCGGGCGGGCTGCCGGAGGGCCAGCTCGGCATGATCAGCGCGGGAGCGCTGGTCAACCTCGTCCCTGACGAAATCTACGACGCCTGGGTCACCGTCACCGACGCGCCGGAGGGGCTGACCCCGGTCCCGGCTGCTGCCGCGGCGGGCACGTCGCTGGATCTGAAGGCATTCCAGAACCTCGGCTACACCGCGGAGTGGTTCGTCTTCGCCGGCTTCGTGGCCTTCATGTGGTTCCGCTTCCTGCGCCGCGAGGTGGAGGCGTCGAAGGACGCCGCACTCGGCCTCTGA